A genomic segment from Heterodontus francisci isolate sHetFra1 unplaced genomic scaffold, sHetFra1.hap1 HAP1_SCAFFOLD_58, whole genome shotgun sequence encodes:
- the LOC137365904 gene encoding histone H2A-like → MSGRGKTSGKARAKAKSRSSRAGLQFPVGRVHRHLRKGNYAERVGAGAPVYLAAVLEYLTAEILELAGNAARDNKKTRIIPRHLQLAVRNDEELNKLLGGVTIAKGGVLPNIQAVLLPKKTSAQSSQKK, encoded by the coding sequence atgtctggaagaggaaagaccagcggcaaagctcgggccaaggccaagtctcgctcctcccgggctggactgcagttcccggtgggtcgtgttcacaggcacctaagaaagggtaactatgctgagcgtgtgggtgccggagccccggtctatctggctgctgtgctcgagtatctgaccgctgaaatcctcgagctggctggtaacgcggcccgggacaacaaaaagacccgcatcatccccagacacctgcagctggccgtccgcaacgacgaggagctcaacaagctgctgggaggggtgactatcgctaagggcggggtgctgcctaatatccaggccgtgctgctgcccaagaaaaccagcgctcagagctcccagaaaaagtaa